The following are from one region of the Rosettibacter firmus genome:
- the fliN gene encoding flagellar motor switch protein FliN: MSENNINNTTLDNLENQEDSFQASLAQFDEFDDSTRTLGGAEEKLNLLKDLPLNVYIELGRTQMQIKDILELERGYVIELEKLASEPVDVFVNNKKIAEGEVVVIDKHFGIRITALVDPAQRLKDIY, encoded by the coding sequence ATGAGTGAAAATAATATTAACAATACTACTTTAGATAATTTAGAAAATCAGGAAGATTCCTTTCAGGCATCGTTAGCACAATTTGATGAATTTGATGATTCTACCCGTACTTTAGGTGGTGCCGAAGAAAAATTGAATCTTCTTAAGGATTTGCCTCTAAATGTCTATATCGAATTAGGTAGAACTCAAATGCAAATTAAAGATATTCTCGAACTTGAAAGAGGTTATGTTATTGAACTTGAAAAATTAGCAAGTGAACCTGTTGATGTTTTTGTTAATAATAAAAAGATTGCAGAAGGTGAAGTGGTAGTAATCGATAAACATTTTGGTATAAGAATTACTGCTCTTGTAGACCCTGCACAAAGATTAAAGGATATTTATTAA
- the fliM gene encoding flagellar motor switch protein FliM: protein MAEILSQQEIDQLLNNLKSGQTQKVETTPEKEAVLFDFRLPNRISKNQLRIIRSICDNFAESFTSFLVTKLQTTVSINVATVDQIYYSEYVLSVSNPACLFTFEIKNTDIKGILEINNDLAFLFVDKLLGGSGTGTKQVKVITPIEQKVLRVIVDRVMYDLNKAWQMIDNLEFVVERFEPDIDFAQITSQSESVLLISFELVIGDQSYLMNLCFATFAFDAILSKMTTQKLSSIRTTKYFGVTSREVLTKHLTKTLIPIKVEFGTTKISLKELMELEVGDIIKLKNKIDEEVKVKTGDRILFLGRAGISNNHKAVKVTEKIFEKKSR, encoded by the coding sequence ATGGCAGAGATATTATCGCAACAAGAAATTGACCAACTGCTCAATAACCTAAAAAGTGGTCAAACTCAAAAAGTAGAAACCACTCCTGAAAAAGAAGCAGTACTTTTTGACTTCAGACTTCCAAACAGGATTTCGAAGAATCAACTTCGAATCATCAGGAGCATTTGCGATAACTTTGCCGAAAGTTTTACTTCTTTCCTTGTAACTAAACTTCAAACAACTGTAAGTATTAATGTTGCCACTGTAGATCAAATCTACTATTCAGAATATGTTCTCTCGGTTTCAAATCCAGCCTGTTTGTTTACTTTCGAAATTAAAAATACTGATATTAAAGGTATACTGGAGATTAATAATGACCTCGCCTTTTTATTTGTCGATAAACTACTTGGTGGAAGTGGAACAGGAACAAAGCAAGTAAAAGTAATTACTCCAATTGAACAAAAAGTACTTCGTGTAATAGTTGATAGAGTAATGTATGATCTAAACAAAGCCTGGCAGATGATTGATAATCTTGAATTTGTAGTTGAAAGATTTGAACCTGATATTGATTTTGCTCAAATAACATCACAAAGCGAATCCGTTTTATTAATTTCCTTTGAACTTGTGATAGGTGATCAATCATATTTAATGAATTTATGCTTTGCTACTTTTGCTTTTGATGCAATTTTATCGAAGATGACTACTCAAAAGTTGTCTTCAATTCGTACTACGAAATATTTTGGAGTTACATCTCGCGAAGTTCTTACAAAACATTTAACAAAAACATTAATTCCAATAAAGGTAGAATTTGGTACAACAAAAATTTCTCTTAAAGAATTAATGGAACTTGAAGTTGGAGATATTATTAAACTGAAAAACAAAATTGACGAAGAAGTTAAAGTTAAAACAGGTGATAGAATTTTGTTTTTAGGAAGAGCTGGTATCTCAAATAATCATAAAGCAGTTAAAGTAACTGAAAAAATATTCGAAAAAAAATCCAGATGA